The region GCTGCCGGATGGAGCTGACCGATACGTTGGATGCCGCGGTAACGAACATTACGGCGAGACTCATTACAAAAGCGGTTTCCAGCTTGGTGGTAACCGCCAGAGCTGAGCAGATACCGAGAATCTGAACCGCGATGGGGTTGTCCTCCAGAAGCGGCTTTAGCATTACTTCTCTGAACTTAGCCATTATGTTCACCTCTCTCTTTTGCAATTCGCTTGAGGTAAGGCTCGAATCCACCCTCGCCCAGCCAGTAACGCACCAGATTGGTCACGCCGCGGGAAGTAAGGGTAGCCCCGGCCAGTCCATCAACTTTGTAGGCGGCTTTCGGGTCCTCGGCATTAACCGATCCTTTGATTACATCAATGACCGGCTCGCCCTTTGCGTTGTAGATTTTTTTATTCACCCACTGGGCCTTCCAGTCCTGGTTATCCACTTCCCCGCCAAGGCCGGGAGTTTCGGCATGTTCATAAAAGCCGAAGTTCTTGACCGTGTTCAGATCCGGATCCAGAGCTATGAAGCCATACATAGTCGACCAAAGTCCCTTCCCGTAAACGGGCAGGATCACGCGTTTCAGGCTGTTTCCATCTTTGAGCAGGTAGACATTGGCGAGCTTGGCATGGTGCCCGATACCCGCCTGATCTTCTGCGGAAGGAATGGTGACACTTAAGTTCGGGTCCTTAGCCGCTTTGCGCTGATCATAATTGGCAGCGTCCATATCGACGTATTTTCCGGTCGCCAGATCGACAACCTTGGCTTCTATCTGTTTATAAAGTTCATCCACAGGAACATCTTCATTATAGATGCCCGCGGCCTTGAGAATATTTTCCTTGCGCTCGAGAACCTTGTTCTCCTGCTGAATGGATTTGAGGCCCACAGCTGCAGCCGAAACAAGCAGCGAGCAGACCAGGCACAGGGAAAACGCCACAGTAAATACTTTTTTTGTGGAATCGTTAGACACTGCGCACCGTCCTCCGCTTGATGTTGGCCCGCATCACGAGATTATCAATGAACGGGGCACACACGTTACCGAACAGAATCGCCAGCATGACTCCTTCAGGATAGGCCGGATTGACCGTGCGGATCAGGACAATCATGATTCCGATAAGCGAACCGTAATAAAATTGTCCTTTATGAGTCATTGACGAGGAAACCGGGTCGGTTGCCATATAAACCATACCGAAAGCCAGTCCTCCCATAACCAGATGCCAGAGCGGGCTGACAGTCATCATGGGATTGGTTCCGCTGCTTACCGCGTTGAAGATGATGGCCACCGAAAAGGCACCAGCCAGCAGGGAGACCATAATCCGCCATGAGGCAATACCGGCAATGACCAGCACTATTCCGCCGATAAGACAGGCCAGAGTTGAAGTCTCACCCAAAGATCCGGGTATGGTTCCGATGAAGCAGTCCCACCATGAATATTTGGCCATTACCGCTTTAATTCCTCCTTCAGCGGCCAGAGCCAGCGGTGTTGCGCCGGAGAAACCGTCTACCGGAACCCAGACGCTATTGCCTGAGATATGTGCCGGATATGCGAAGAAGAGAAAGGCGCGGGCCAGAAGAGCCGGGTTGAGGATGTTCTTACCTGTTCCGCCGAAGATTTCCTTACCGATCACCACGCCGAAGCTTGTTGCCAGAGCGACCTGCCAGAGCGGAATGTGAGGAGGAACGATAAGCGGAATGAGCGAACCGGTAACCAGAAAGCCTTCGTTGATTTCATGTTTGCGAACGACCGCGAAAAGGGTTTCCCAGAATCCTCCAGCGATATTGCAAACGATATAAATAGGTAAAAAGTAAAGCGCGCCCAGCAGAATGTTGGCCCCGAAACTTTCGGGATTGGCACTCAGGCCTAGTCCGCTCATCACGCTCCACCGCCAGCCTGTTCCCACCTCGAGACCCATGGATGCCAGCGCTGAATTAGCCTGAAAGCCTGTGTTCCACATAGCCATGTAGAAACAGGGAATCAGGGCAAAAACGACCATAATCATGACCCTTTTCAGGTCTATGGCGTCGTGCACGTGGGGCGAGCCAGAGCTGGTCTCTGTCGGTGAGTATAAAAAGGTGTCCACCATCTCGTAGACCGGGTAATACTTTTTGTATTTCCCGTCTCCGGTTACGGCACCATGCATTTTATCAAGCAATTTTCTCATATGCCTTACCCTTCCTTCTCAATTTGGGTGAGGACTTCGCGCAACATGAGCCCGAAATCATTCTTGCCGCAATCCACGAAGGACATAAGGGCGAGGTCTTCCTCATCCAGCTCCAGACAGCCAAGGGCCTGTGACTCATCCGTATCCATGACCGCCATAGCCCGGACCAGATAGGTCGGCAGAATATCCAGCGGCATAACCTGCTCATAAGCCCCGGTGGGGAAAATAGCGCGATGGCTGCCTCCCAGAAGCGTGTTCATATCAAAACGCTTTTTCTTTTTGCTGAAAGCTGAGGCAAATATGGATTTAACAGAGAATTTATCACGGCCCGGAGCCAGCCAGCCCAGAAGCTCACTTTCTCCGCCTTCGGCAAGGGCTGAGACCTGATTGTGAAAGCGACCGAGGAAAGCAAGGGGGCCTTCCGCCTTTGTCCCGGTCAGTACCGAGCCGGAAACAGCCCGTACACTTCCGCTTTTGAGCTCTCCGGCCAGCATTTCATCAAGATTAGCACCCATGCGGGTTTTGATGATCCGCGGCCGGACTGCCATAGGTCCGCAAAGAGCGACATAGCGTTCAGTGGAAAGCCGTCCGGTGGTAAAGAGTTTACCAATGGCAATGACGTCCTGATAACCGATGTGCCAGACAGTCTTGGCAGGACCGACCGGATCGACAAAATGGATGTGGGTTCCGGGCAGTCCGGCAGGATGCGGGCCCGCAAACATATGCATTTTCACTTCCTGAATCAGGGGCAGCGCAGCATCGCCGGCGACACATACATTAACTGTTTCATTCAGGCAGTTAAGTACACGCAGACCATCCAGCCACGCATCGGATTCTTTCCAGATTATGGGAGCGGGGTCCGGGGCCAGAGGATTGGTATCCATGGCCGTTACGAAGATTGAGCGGGCTTCGGATTCCGGGGACGGAGTCTTGCTGAACGGGCGCGTGCGAAACGCGGTCCACATTCCCGAATTTACCAGATTCTCGACAACCTTGTCCCGGTCAAGACCAAGCAACTTGTCTGAATCATAAACCGGAAACTCTACTTCACCGACGGTTTCATCGAGCTCGATGACCACAGATTGTAAAATTCTGCGTTCACCTCTGTTGACAGCAAGGACTTTCCCGGCTCCCGGAGCGGTAAAGACGACACCGTCGATCTTTTTATCCGCAAAGAGAGGCTGTCCCAGCTTGACTGTATCTCCCTCGGCAACGGCCATGCTCGGTTTCATTCCGATATAGTCGCCACCGAGGACAGCCACGGTACTTGGAGATTTTTCTTCAAAAATATCCAGCGCGGGCTCGCCCGAGATAGGAATATCGAGTCCTTTTTTGAGTTTTATCATGGAGAATACACCTTGTCCCTAAAGGGTTAACGGACTTAAACTTGGGTGCAACAGTACAACCCGTCTCGGCGCATGCGCTAAGACGTCTCCTTGATGGGTGGATGGTGTGGAACTAAGTAAAGCTTCAATGCGCTCCGAATAGAATTTTCGGAAGGTGTGGGGTAATACGCACGAAGTATTTAAATTGTTTCTTATCCAGAGAAATAGAAAAGGTCAATAGGTTGTCAAAACTTTATGAATACAACATTTGATCAGTGGTCAATAGTCTGAAATCACTCAACATACAGTCTTTTGCTCATGAGTATAAAAGTAGGCAGCAGACAAACCCCGCTGAACAATGCCGTCAGCTCGAAGGCGTCTGCCATGCCCCCCGTCTCGGCCGCGAATCCGGCTATCCCCGGCCCGAGCACAAAACCTAGATTGGCAACTCCCAGAAAAAAACCCATAACCCTCCCTTTTGACCCGCACATATCAGCAGCCAGCGACATGGAAGCCGGGAGCGATAAGGCCGATCCGAATCCCATCCCAGCGACAAGCAGGCAGAAAACTAACAGGGAAACAGGCTGCCCCAGACCGAATAGACAGGCTGCGCACAAGCCCATTCCCAGAAAGGTCAAGCCGGAGCGGTCCCGCACATCAGCCCAGCGGCCTGTAAAAGGCATTGCCAGAATGATAATCAGATTTGGAAGAGCAAAGAGGAACCCTGCAAAAACGCCGTTCAATCCGAAATTTGCGCTGATCAGCCGGGGCAGAAAAGTTATTACAACCGATGCTCCCGCCGTGCGTCCCAGCACAGCAAGGAGGAGGGTCGAAAATCCTGAATTATGCCACGGCAGACCTTCTTTTTCTTTATGTTTTCCAACCGGAGCCAACAGATTCCCAGCCCTGCTTATCAAAAGAGCGATGAACGATAAGCCCATGCCCGCAAAAGGCCAGATAAGGCTCATAAATCCCATTTTTCCCTGAATCCAGACTCCGATTCCCCCCGCAAGCGGGCCGACAACCAAAGCACAATACAAATAGGTATTATAAAGAGCGAATAGACTCCCGCGCTTCTTTTTCAAGACGCATTGACCAAGCAGAGCCATACTCACGGGTTTGACTATTCCGGTACAAAATCCAAGACAGATCTGAATTATCCCCAGAGACTCCGCTGTCGGGAAAAAATAATATATAAATGGGACAGCAGTCCCTACCCCGCAAGCCCAGCGCAAAAGAGACATCGGGCCAAAATAATCCGCGCTGTATCCCGCCAGCGGTGCAAGGACAAGCCGGGCAAGAAAATATCCTGAAAATGCAAGCCCGAGCCAGGAAGCGGACAATCCACTGGAACCGGCGCTTAAGGACAATGAAAAAGTATAAGCGCCTACACCAAAGGTCGAAAAAAAAACCGTTCCAAGTACCGCCAGAACAGTTCCCTGCCGTGCTTCGACGCAATCGTCCATAATTTTTCGCCCGAATAGGGTAAGCACCTTTCTCTCCATGCAGCCTCCGCCGGCAAACTCTCACATTGTATATTACAGCTCTGCTACTCGACAAATAAACACCTGTGAATATAGCCATAATCCACTGTTAAACAACGTCTTATGCCCTGAGGGTACGTAAGTAACATGCATAGATGCTCTACTTCAATTTAAATCTATACAAGTTTATAGGGTCATTATGACTATTTGATTTTTTAAGTGTGTCAAAAAGACATATACTGCGTTTAAGGCCCTTAAATACAGGGAATGCCGATTCGCTCACGGACCAATTGTTCAATTAATCACAATCAACGTTATTTCCGGTAGTCGAACATGAAACACACAAAAAAACTGATCATATCAATAAACACTAAAAATAATTAACCATTACATTTTGGATCATTATTTGCTAAATTAACAATATCCTTTATTGGGTGGATTTACGTTGAAAGCATCGTGGGGATGCTTCTCAACTAATCATTCAGCGACTGGAGGTGATCATAACTCACTCGAAATTAACGATATACTAATAACTGTTTCCTAAACAGACAACAGTACCAAAGACCTGAAAGTCAGATGGGATCAGTTTCAATAATACCGGCATTATTCACATATCAGTATGACCGGAAATGGCATAAACCTTATCCGGTTTAACGTGTGTATTTTGTACTTTTTTATTCTCCTTTAACGAAAGACTAAGGGAAAAATCCCGCGAGTGAGAAAAGGAGAGGTGTAAAAAAGAAAGTAGCCGGAATCCAAGCTCAAGCATAGCTATGCTTGATTCCGGCTACTTGCTTAAACAGCAAAATATCTGCCACTCGAGGATCTTATTTGACCCCGGTCAAACGGCGGTAAGCCTCCGGTTGCAGCAGTTTTGCATTAAGATATATTTATCATAATTAAACTTCTATCAATTCATACTCTCTGGTTCCAAGACCTATTTTTTCTGAATGCTCAAGACAGGTTTGCCATTCGGATTCAGGAGTTGAATTGGAAAAATGGTCATGGTGGTTTACAAAATCACCCTTTGCCATATTCTCCGCCAACTGGCTGCCGGGCAGAGGTTTAGCCTTGAGGCAGGCATCCACACAGGCCTGATCAAGGGCCAGAGGATCGAAAGAAGCGAACATTCCGATATTTGGCAGGATGGGCACGTCATTTTCGCCGTGGCAGTCACAGTTGGGAGAAACGTCCACGATCAACGAAATGTGGAAATGAGGGCGTCCGTCCAGTACCGCTTTGGTATATTCGGCCATGCGACAGTTGAGTGATTTTACCGCGGCGTTGAATCCGAAAGAGATAGCGTCGAAATTGCATGCCCCGAGGCAACGGCCACAGCCCACACACTTATTCTGGTCGATATACGCTTTCTCTATTTCCTCATTGAAATGAAGCGCATCGTTAGCGCACTCTTTGAGACATGTTTTGCAGGCCCTGCATAATTCTTCATTAACGGAAGCCTTACTGTCACTGTGCTGATCAGCCTTACCGGCTCTTGACCCGCATCCCATACCGATATTTTTAATGGCACCGCCGAACCCGGTTAGTTCATGCCCTTTAAAATGTGTCAGGCTGATAAAAACATCCGCATCCATTACCGCACGTCCGATTTTAGCTTTTTTGATATATTCACCTCCGACCACGGGCACCTCAACATCGTCGGTACCTTTTAAGCCGTCACCAATTAAAATGGGACAACCCACAGTCAGCGGGGTAAAACCATTTTCCCAGGCACATTCCAAATGCTCGAGAGCGTTCTTGCGGCTACCCGGATACAAGGTATTACAGTCGGTCAGAAACGGTTTTCCGCCAAGTTCCTTAACCACATCGGCAACAGCTTTAGAATAGTTGGGGCGCAGGTAGCTGATATTTCCCAGCTCGCCGAAATGGAGCTTGATGGCTGCAAAGCGCCCATCCATATCAATATCGCCAATGCCCGCTTTCTTGATCATTTTTTTAAGCTTGGTAGGTAAACCGTCACCAAAAGCCTTTGTACGAAAATTTGTAAAAAACACTTTAGCTTTTTCCATTTTCTCTCCTGTACTATACTTTATAATTCTTAATTTTATTTATCACGAACGAGTCGTCCCCAGCATACTTTAATTTATATTTTCACACCAGCGGGTAAAATCGCTCATTCCAAGAATAAGCAGATATGCAGTATCAACCGGAGTACACACGAAACATGTTTTTCATTCTCCAGTAACCAAATATAATTCTAGTACAACATCTCTTTATTCGGATATATGCGCGAACTGACATATTCCTAGTCTAATCCTACAGGCAAATATGGCAAAAAGAATTTAATATAATGAAATCAAAAACCATCAACATGGGGTGGGGAAAATATATCGAAATTTTAAGGGAAAAGGTATTCCAGATATACAGATTGAATTATTTATAGGTAGAGAAGAAGTCTTTAGTATTGAAAATAGCGATCTTGAATATTCTATGCCAAGGTTGTGTAAAACAGATGATCTTACAGCAACGTAATATAAATACGACCAGACAAAAAACTGCAGAAGATGTGGAAAAAAGATATGTGAAATAAAAAAAACGTGACCGCCTCCAAAGGAAGACGGTCACGGCGAATCTAGATCAAATTATTTGATTACAGGACGGGGAGATTTAGCTTTCTGGTCGTACTTGTCGTACATTACTACATTGCGCACTTTACCCCACTTGGTCCAGCCTGCTACGGTGTTGTTGTCACCTTCGCCGTTCATAACGACGGTGTAAACGCCATCACCGGCAACTTTGTCGCCGTTGGTGCCGTCATCGTAAGCAGTGGTCTTGTCGTTGAATTTCTTACCGTCACTGTACAGCCATGCATCAGCCTGAGGGCCGAAATCACCGGCAGCAACTGTGATCAGAACCAGACCGGCCTGAGTATCAGCAACTGAACCGGAAACAACAGGCTCAGGTGCGGGGGAACCGTCGGGGCGAACAGCTTTCTTACAACCGGCGGCAAACATCATCATGCATACAACAATACCGAGACAAACAAATTTCTTCATCTTACAACTCCTAAATAAACAGTTAAATTTCCAAGGATGAACATAAAACCGGGCTGCACCGGACGACTGTAAAATCCGCAGGGGTAAATCTCCTTATTCATCTAACAGGGGACAAAGGGAGAAGCGCAGCCAGTGGATTCATAAAGAAAGGTCCACGCATGTACTGCATATTTAAGTGGAGAATCAAAATAAATAGGGGAACCGCACAAACAATCTGTGCGATTCCCCTATTTATGAAAACTATTTATGTAAGCTTAAGCTGTTCTTAAAGTTCGATCAGCCCCTGTTTGAAGGCGTAACGTATGAATTCGATTGTACTTTTAAGGCCCAATTTACGCATAAGGTTGGAGCGGTGGTTTTCCACGGTTCTGGGACTAATGAAGAGACGTTCGGCTACATCCTTAACTGAGTAGTCACGAGCCAGCAGTTGCATTATTTCCCGTTCGCGGGGAGTGAGCGCGGCATATGAACCGTCAGCCATGCTTTTGCGGTGCATGAAGAAATCTTCGGCAACTTCCTGAGAAACTGTGCCGTCAAGGTAGAAGTTTCCCGCTCTGGTAGCATCTAAAGCCTTGATCAGTTCCCCCGAGGCGGAAATCTTGTTCATATACCCGGTTGCCCCGGCCTGAAAAGATGCCGCTATCTGCTCAACCTGTGTTGTCATACTGACAATCAGAATCTTAATATCGGGATAAAGCCCTAAAAGTTCCTCGGAAAGCCTGATTCCGTCATAATCCGGCAGGTTGATGTCTATGATGGCAAGTTTCGGCCTTTCGGATTCTGCAACCTGCAAAGCTTCGGCACTGGTGCCGGCCTCACAGCAGATGTAATACTCTTCGGACCTGTTAATTATGGCCTTTACCCCTTCCCGAAAAAGCGGATGGTCATCTACAAGAAGCACACATTGTCTGGAATCCGGTTGTTCTTGAATCGTCATACTCCCCAACACCTTAAAAACGTATAAAAAAACAATATCTACACAGAAAAACTATTTAACAAATAATGGCAAGCACGTCCAAAATGTTCTTATGCTTTTAAACATAATCAGACATCATCCCCGCAAAACAACTTTCAATTCATCAGCAGCGCAGGCCACCTCCTGATATACTCTTTGAATCTCCCCATTGCCGCTTCTGGCGACCTGTTCAAGCTTTCCGGTAGATAGGAGCAACTTTCCAGCACTGATTACCCCGGCTGATGTTTTAAGGAAATGAGCATCCCCGGCAAGTTTTTCGTAATCGCCGAGCTCGATTGATTTTTCCATTGCGCTAAGCTGTAGCGGCAACTCCTCAAGGAAGGATTTTATCACCCGGCTGCATAATGCATCATCCTCACCGAACATAAACCGAAAACCGGACTCATCAAAAACGGACAAGGCTTCCGGATTTTCATCGGCCTTCCGCGCCAGATCGATAAAAGTGGTACTGTGGACCGATGCCGCAATAACCATCAACAGGTCGTCCACATTGAACGGTTTGGAGACAAATCCATTCATCCCGGCCTGCTCGCACTCAGCCCTGATTTCATCCAGAGCATGTGCGGTCAGGGCTACTACCGGGATTTGCATTTTATCCTCGCCTGCTTCTCCTGCACGGATCGCACGCAGGGCTTCAAGACCATTCATTTCCGGCATTTCCAGATCCATAAGAACCAGATCATAATTGCCTTCACGTACAGATTTTAGTGCTGTTTTTCCGTCATGCACATAAATCACAGTATGCGGGGTCTGATCAAGGACAGCTTTCATCAGCTCAATATTGTTCATGTTGTCCTCGGCAACCAGCAGCTTGAGCGGCTTTGCCGAAGCAGCCATTGCCTTAAGCGGATGATCGATCCTGACGGCCTCACGAAACAGGCCCGGTTCGAGCGGCAAAATGAATGTGACGGTGGTCCCTGAATCGACAGAACTATGCAGGTCAATGGTACCGCCCATCATATCAACAAGCTGTTTGCAGATGGAAAGGCCCAGCCCGGTGCCTCCGAAACGCCGACTCATGGAACCATCGGCCTGAGCGAATTTATCAAAAATATTTTCCTGCAATTCTCTTGGTATACCAATACCGGTATCGGAGACAGAAAATTGAACGATCGCTTCATCCAAGAGCTCGACCTTAAGCGATACTGATCCTGATTCGCAAAATTTGACTGCGTTACTAAGCAGGTTAAGCAACACCTGCCGCAAACGGACCGGATCCCCCTTCACCGCCCGGGGTAAACGGTTATCCACTTCCACATAGAATTCAAGCCCCTTAGATGTAGATTCCAAGCGGGTAACATCTGCAACGACATTCACGATCTCCCTCAAATCGAAATCCAGATGTTCAAGCTCCATTTTACCTGCTTCAATGCGGGAAAAATCGAGGATATCATTGATGATGCGTTGCAAGTGGTCAGAGGAATTGCGCACCACTGACATTTTCCTGCGTTGGCCGGGAGTAAGATCGGATTGCAATATCACCCTGCTCATACCCACTATGGCGTTGAGCGGAGTACGGATTTCATGGCTCATGGTAGCAAGAAAGGAACTCTTGGCCTGGCTCAAGGCCTCGGCGACCTGGCGGTCGCGGCGAAAAACAGAAATGCGGTCAGCCAGAGCAAGAGAGAAGAAAAGCATCTCAAACATATTGCAAACCTGCATTATGGAGATAAGATAATTCAAATTAGCCAATCCGGTAATCGTACAAAAACTGGCAAACGACAATCCAAGGCAGAAAATACTCCAAGCGACTAAATATAATCTGGCTGCAGTAAATCCGTTGCGGTAACTGCATACACCAAGGAGAATAAACGTTATAGAATAAATTATCATCATAATCCCGGATATGGGTGTCATGACATCTACTCCATAAAAGAAAGAAATGACTATACTAAAAAAAGAAATTAATTTTAAGACAATAAAAATTATTTTTACATATGTTTTTTCTTTTATATTACCTAAAAAACTTTCTACAAAGAAAGAACTCAAAAGCATAAATAGACCAAGAAAGAAATAATTCAATACAATATAGTATTCAATTGGGATATCTACGAACTCAATTATTGTATCACTCACTGTAAAATAATATATGTTTATTGATAAACACTGCAATGAATACCAAAGATGGCTGATATCTCTTAAAGAAAAAAACAGGAAAAAATTATATAGGATCAGGGCTCCTGAAAACCCGGCAACGATAGAAGCAAAAAGTAGTTTTAACCTACTACTTTCACGAAAACTATTCTCATCAACCAGTTCAAATACATTATAATTAGTATCCTCGGCGCAATAGTAAACATAATAATCGGTCGCCTCTTCATGCAGTGGCAGCCTAAAGGCCAAAAAGTCCTCTCCTTTCCAACTGGTTCGCCTTGGATTTTCATACCCGGCATCCCAGCGCCCCCAGCCTGATTTCATCCCTTTAACTGTTTCAGGGTAAAACATGGTAAACTGTTTGGTTTGCGGCGGGGTGAGTGCAACACGCCAGATCTGATCTACCTGAGCAGGGTCAGCCTTGACCCTGAAATGAAGCCAGTAACCCTGTTCACTCAAACCGGGATAAAAGTCTGAGCCGGGTTTGGAAAACTTATCGGTTAATGCAGCGGAAGCGATCTGCTCAATGGAATAGCCTTCATCTTTAAGCACAGTAACATAATCGCGCAGGTCATAGCTTTCCTGACTGCCATTCAAATCTATGACTTGAGGAGCGGTTGCGTGAGAGTAAACAGGAGCAAGCATTGCCGTCAGTACAATAAAGAAAAAACAGAATCGTAAAACACGGCAATATAAAGTGGACGTGGATTTCTTGCTCATTGCTAAGGCTCCATTATTTCTTATCAACAACAGAATCAGTTCTTACATCACTTAAGACTGTATCAGCAAGGAGGACATCGTTTTCAAATGGAAAGACCACAGAAAAACAACTCCCCTCACCGACTATACTCTCAGCATGAATTGCACCACCCATTTTATTCACCAACCTCTTGCTGATCGCCAGCCCCAACCCAGTCCCGCCATAACTTCGCGACATGGATCTATCCGTCTGGTAATAACTATCGAAAACCGTTTCCAACTTTTCAGGAGAAATACCAATACCGGTATCGCTGACAGAAATCTTGAGCGTTCCACTTTCACACATTTCCAGCACAAGGCGAACTTCACCACTATTTGTAAATTTGACCGCATTACCAAGAAGGTTCAGCAGAATTTGTCGAAGTCGTACGGGGTCGGCGGTAATTGTGTCGGGAAGAGGACCAATCATGTTTACAACCAGCCCAAGCCCTTTTACGACCGTCGAGGGACGGACTAAATTTTCAATTTCGGAAATGAATTCAGGGAAATTAATTTGTTCCTTCAGAAAAACAACCTGATCGCTTTCAATGGCATCCATGTCAGCCATATCACTTACAATCTGCTTTAAATATTCAGCTGAGCTATGAATTATAGCAATGGCCTTGCTTTGCTGAGAA is a window of Maridesulfovibrio sp. DNA encoding:
- a CDS encoding ATP-binding protein is translated as MSKKSTSTLYCRVLRFCFFFIVLTAMLAPVYSHATAPQVIDLNGSQESYDLRDYVTVLKDEGYSIEQIASAALTDKFSKPGSDFYPGLSEQGYWLHFRVKADPAQVDQIWRVALTPPQTKQFTMFYPETVKGMKSGWGRWDAGYENPRRTSWKGEDFLAFRLPLHEEATDYYVYYCAEDTNYNVFELVDENSFRESSRLKLLFASIVAGFSGALILYNFFLFFSLRDISHLWYSLQCLSINIYYFTVSDTIIEFVDIPIEYYIVLNYFFLGLFMLLSSFFVESFLGNIKEKTYVKIIFIVLKLISFFSIVISFFYGVDVMTPISGIMMIIYSITFILLGVCSYRNGFTAARLYLVAWSIFCLGLSFASFCTITGLANLNYLISIMQVCNMFEMLFFSLALADRISVFRRDRQVAEALSQAKSSFLATMSHEIRTPLNAIVGMSRVILQSDLTPGQRRKMSVVRNSSDHLQRIINDILDFSRIEAGKMELEHLDFDLREIVNVVADVTRLESTSKGLEFYVEVDNRLPRAVKGDPVRLRQVLLNLLSNAVKFCESGSVSLKVELLDEAIVQFSVSDTGIGIPRELQENIFDKFAQADGSMSRRFGGTGLGLSICKQLVDMMGGTIDLHSSVDSGTTVTFILPLEPGLFREAVRIDHPLKAMAASAKPLKLLVAEDNMNNIELMKAVLDQTPHTVIYVHDGKTALKSVREGNYDLVLMDLEMPEMNGLEALRAIRAGEAGEDKMQIPVVALTAHALDEIRAECEQAGMNGFVSKPFNVDDLLMVIAASVHSTTFIDLARKADENPEALSVFDESGFRFMFGEDDALCSRVIKSFLEELPLQLSAMEKSIELGDYEKLAGDAHFLKTSAGVISAGKLLLSTGKLEQVARSGNGEIQRVYQEVACAADELKVVLRG